Genomic window (Thiohalophilus sp.):
AACCGTAAACAGTTTGCGACAGGGCCGGGAACAGGAGGAAAAGCGTCGTATCGCCACGGCATTGACCGAATGCAACGGCTGTATCGGCGATGCCGCCCGGCGGCTCGGCATCAGCCGCAAGTCCCTGTGGCAAAAACGCAAGAAATACGGTCTGTGAGCGCCGACGCGTCGTCTGATCATCCGTAGAATCCCAGCCGGGTCTGACCGCCGACCCGATGCGATGCAGCAACACCGTACATCCGGCTCACGCATTACCCGTCGGTAACCTGCCGTCTTTTTCGATGTTACAAACAGGTGACATCTTATTGGCGAAAAGGCACCGCTGAAACTGACCGGTTTTACCAGGGATTTACGATTGACAGATTTATCGTCAGCTATCAATAAGCTGCATAACGATAACACCCCGCCAAATTCCCGCCTGTTTTTCTCTGGTTTATCTCTTGCTAGCCGGAATGATGTGACCCGGCGGGTCGATTTTTATAGCAAATCGTTGAGTCAAACACGCTGATAAAAAATTTTGTCTGAACAACAACAGGGGATCCCTCTTATGCATACCACAATGTTTCGCAGACCGATTAGCGGCGCGGTGCTGGCCGCGTTGTGCCTGGTCCCGGCTTCGGCCCTGGCACTGGAACTGGATATCTACGGCGTCGGCCATCTTTCGGTGGACAGCAACGATGACGGGGCCGACAGCCACCTCTATGTGGCCAGCAATTCATCCCGGCTCGGCTTTAAAGGCCAGCACGGCGTGGGCAACGATTTGACCCTGCTCTTTCAGTACGAGGCCGGCGTCGATCTGACCGGGCGGGGGACGAATGACGGCAATGGCGGCGGCACCGGCAATAATCTGTTCAGCACCGCGCGCGATTCCTACGTCGGGTTGTCCGGCAGTGGCGGCACTGTCCTGGCCGGGCGCCTGGGCGTACTGAACCAGTGGGTATATGACTTCAACCTGTTTGCCGACCAGGTCGGTGATCTGGGCAACATCTGGGGCGGCACCGGCATTCCCGGGCGCGCCAACGGCGTACTGGCCTATGCCACCCCCGATCTGGGCAACGGCGTCGATGCCCTGGTGGCGTATGTTCCCGAAAGCGGCATTGACAATCAGGATCATCTGGTTGTAAAACTCAACTATGCCTCTGATGGCGGCCTCAGGCTCGGCGCGGCGCATACCAGCCTGGGCCAGGGAACCGGCACTCCGGAGCATACCGCGACCGCACTCACCGCCAGTTACCACATGGGCAATCTCACCCTGGGCGGCGGCTATCAGACCGAGTCGGATATAGGGGGAACGGCAGGCAGTGATCGCGACAGCTTCACGCTCGGCCTCAGCTACCAGGCCACGAGCACCGGGGTATTCAAGGTCCAGTATGTCGGCAGCGATGCGGATGCGGCCAACAGCGATGCCAGTCAGATCGCCGTGGGTTACGACCACGCCCTGGACGAGGCGACCACGCTGTATCTGGCCTACGCCAGTACCGACAACGATCCGCTGGCGACCTTCACCGCCAATAACTACGGCCACGGCCAGGCGGTCACCCCTGGCGCCGGAAATGATCCGTCCTCGATCTCGATCGGCGTGGTTTACAAGTTCGATGCCGGCCTCATCAGGTAATTCATCACCAACCCAGGGAGTCATCAATTATGTCAAAATTCAGCAGACGTGAATTCCTCAAACTGGGCGGCGCCGGGGCGGTGACTGCCGGGACAGCAACCATGGCCGGGGGGTGTCTGGCCCCGCCTGAAGACGCCCTGGCTGTTCAGCCGGGTGGTACCACCCTGGATTATCCAATTACCACAGTAGCCAATGCCAACAAATTGGCGATCAACAAACCCGTCAGTTTCACCTATCCGGACAAGGCCTCGCCATGCATGCTGGTACGAATTGGTCATGCGGTACCGGGCGGTGTCGGACCCGGCAAGGACATTGTCGCCTACAGCACTCTGTGCACCCACATGGGCTGCCCCGTGAGCTACGACGCGGACAGCCGGAATTTTAAATGCCCCTGCCACTTCAGTGTGTTTGACAGTGAAAAAACCGGGCAAATGGTCACCGGCCAGGCAACAGAAAATCTGCCGCGTATCCTGTTAAGCCATGATGCTGCGACCGGAGACATCAAGGCCGTCGGGGTCGACGGTCTGATCTATGGTCGTCAGGCAAACACCATCTAGAATTCAATGAGGGGGAAAGTTTCATGAGCAAATTCACTGATCGCATACCGCTACCGCCAGTCGGTGCCCAAAAAACCAATATGACCTGTCACTTCTGTATCGTGGGCTGTGGTTACCATGTCTACAAATGGCCGGCCAATCACGAGGGTGGCCGGGCACCCGATCAAAATGCACTGGGCATCGACTTTCGTCGCCAGTTGGCACCCCTTGAGGCCACGTTGACACCAGCGATGGTCAATCAGATCGAGGAAAACAACAGAACCTACAATATCATGATTGTTCCCGACAAGGAGTGCGTCGTTAATCAGGGGTTATCCTCCACGCGAGGGGGACAGATGGCAACAGCCATGTATCGAGCCGATGGTGCCACGCGTGATCGGCTTAAATATCCCCGCCTGTTTACCGGCGACGATTGGGTCGACATCAGCTGGGAACAGGCACTGCAGATCTATGCCGGAGTAACAAAGCGCATTCTCGATCAGGATGGTCCGGATCAAATCATGTTTAACATGTTCGACCATGGCGGCGCGGGGGGCGGATTTGAAAACACCTGGGGAACCGGTAAGTTGATGTTCTCGTCAATCGGCACCAAGATGGTCAGAATGCATAATCGCCCCGCATACAACTCGGAGTGCCATGCAACCCGTGACATGGGTATTGGCGAGCTGAACAACAGCTATGAAGACAGCGAAGTCGCAGATACCATTGTTTTTATCGGCGCCAACGCTTACGAGACCCAGAGCAACTTCTTTCTTGCGCACGCCTTGCCCAATCTCCGGGGTGCCACCGTGGACAAGAAAAAACAGTGGTTCAAGGGTGAAACCGCCGCGCCAGGCCGGTTTATTTTCATTGACCCACGCCGCTCCCTGACTGTCGCCGTATGTGAGGAGACCGTCGGGAAAGACAGAGTCATGCATTTGCGCATCGAACCTGGTACGGACACCGCATTGTTCAATGGCCTACTGACTTATGTCGTGGATCAAGGCTGGCATGATAAAGAGTTTATCGCCAGTCATACATCGGGCTTTGACGAAGCACTGGATGCCAATCGAATGAGTCTGTCTGAATGCAGCCGGATCACGGGCATATCCGTCGAGGATTTGAAAAAAGCCGCCGAATGGGCCTACAAACCGAAGCCCTCCGGCCACCGCCCTCGTACAGCCCATTTATACGAGAAGGGCATCATCTGGGGCAATGACAATTATCGAATCCAGTCAGCATTGGTCGATCTGGTACTCGCCACTCATAATGTTGGCCGTCGTGGCACCGGCGTTTGCCGGCTTGGCGGACATCAGGAAGGGTACACACGCCCGCCTTATCCCGGACCGCGCCCTGCACCGTTCATTGATCAGGAAATCATGAACAATAACGGACAAAGCCTGACAGTCTGGGGTTGCAATGCTTTTCAGACAACGCTCAACGCACAGGAATATCGGGCTACATTATATCGCCGGGCAAATATCGTTCGTGAGGCCATGTCCCGAGTCCGCGGCGGTTCAATGGAACGGCTTGTCGACGCGATTTACGACGCAGTAAGAAACCATGGTGGGCTGTTTACAACTACCGTGGATCTCTACCCGACGAAATTCGCCGAAGCATCTCTTCTTATGTTACCCGCCGCGCATCCGGGGGAAATGAACCTGACGTCAATGAATGGTGAACGCAGGATGCGCCTGTCAGAAAAATTTATGTCACCACCAGGTGTAGCCAAGCCGGACTGTTTGATTGCCGCTGATATTGCCAACACTCTCAAAGCCATGTATGAAAAGGAAGGCAACAAAAAAATGGCCGAGCGTTTTTCAGGCTATGATTGGAAAACAGAGGAAGATGCTTTCAACGATGGTTTCCGCATGGCGCACAAAAAGGAGATCGATAGTCAGGGTGGCGCCACCGGTCATCTGGTGACCTATTCCCGACTTCGCGACATGGGCAATAACGGCGTGCAACTACCCGTCAAGGAATACAGGGATAACAAACTGATTGGCACTGAAATTATCTACAGTGACAACAAATTCAATACCGGTGATGGCAAGGCGCATTTCCTTCCCGCCCCATGGAACGGATTCCCTGAAACCGTAGCCGAACAACGCAGGAAATACCGCTTCTGGATCAACAACGGCCGCACCAACCACATATGGCAAACCGCTTACCATGATCGACATATTGACTTTCGAACCAATCGCTATCCGATGGCGCCAATTGAGATCAACCCGAATGACGCCGCGGACCTCGGCATCAAGTCTGGTGACGTCGTTGAGGTTTATAACGACTATGGCTCAACCTTTGCCATGGCCTATGTTGAACCAGACATGAAACGCGGTCATACCTTTATGATGTTTGGTTATTATAACGGTAACGTTGGCGACGTTGTTACTGACTGGACAGATCGAAACGTGGTTCCGTTCTACAAGGGAACGTGGGCCAACATTCAAAAGGTCTCAACAATGCCATACTACAAGAAGAATGTCTCGTTCAAGCGCAGACGGTATATTTAAAAACACGCTCCTCATTGTAAGTGAGAATAGCATTGCCTGGTCCAGTTGGATCAGGCTTTTTTATCTGCCCGAGCGTAATATTATATTGGTACCTGGGAACTGCCGCATTCTGTACGACTGCCGCTAATCCCGTAGCCGTCGGTGTAAGGTGGAAGGGTCGATCCTCAGCCGCCGGGCGGCTTCGGTTTTGTTCCCCTGGCAACGCCTGAGCATGTGCTCCATCCAGTAGCGCTCGACTTCGAGCAGTGTGGCATCCGGTGGAATCGGCCAAGGTTCGGACGGACTGGCGCTGGAACCGGCTATCAACTCCCGCGGCAAATGATGGC
Coding sequences:
- a CDS encoding porin; translation: MHTTMFRRPISGAVLAALCLVPASALALELDIYGVGHLSVDSNDDGADSHLYVASNSSRLGFKGQHGVGNDLTLLFQYEAGVDLTGRGTNDGNGGGTGNNLFSTARDSYVGLSGSGGTVLAGRLGVLNQWVYDFNLFADQVGDLGNIWGGTGIPGRANGVLAYATPDLGNGVDALVAYVPESGIDNQDHLVVKLNYASDGGLRLGAAHTSLGQGTGTPEHTATALTASYHMGNLTLGGGYQTESDIGGTAGSDRDSFTLGLSYQATSTGVFKVQYVGSDADAANSDASQIAVGYDHALDEATTLYLAYASTDNDPLATFTANNYGHGQAVTPGAGNDPSSISIGVVYKFDAGLIR
- a CDS encoding arsenate reductase (azurin) small subunit; the protein is MSKFSRREFLKLGGAGAVTAGTATMAGGCLAPPEDALAVQPGGTTLDYPITTVANANKLAINKPVSFTYPDKASPCMLVRIGHAVPGGVGPGKDIVAYSTLCTHMGCPVSYDADSRNFKCPCHFSVFDSEKTGQMVTGQATENLPRILLSHDAATGDIKAVGVDGLIYGRQANTI
- a CDS encoding arsenate reductase (azurin) large subunit encodes the protein MSKFTDRIPLPPVGAQKTNMTCHFCIVGCGYHVYKWPANHEGGRAPDQNALGIDFRRQLAPLEATLTPAMVNQIEENNRTYNIMIVPDKECVVNQGLSSTRGGQMATAMYRADGATRDRLKYPRLFTGDDWVDISWEQALQIYAGVTKRILDQDGPDQIMFNMFDHGGAGGGFENTWGTGKLMFSSIGTKMVRMHNRPAYNSECHATRDMGIGELNNSYEDSEVADTIVFIGANAYETQSNFFLAHALPNLRGATVDKKKQWFKGETAAPGRFIFIDPRRSLTVAVCEETVGKDRVMHLRIEPGTDTALFNGLLTYVVDQGWHDKEFIASHTSGFDEALDANRMSLSECSRITGISVEDLKKAAEWAYKPKPSGHRPRTAHLYEKGIIWGNDNYRIQSALVDLVLATHNVGRRGTGVCRLGGHQEGYTRPPYPGPRPAPFIDQEIMNNNGQSLTVWGCNAFQTTLNAQEYRATLYRRANIVREAMSRVRGGSMERLVDAIYDAVRNHGGLFTTTVDLYPTKFAEASLLMLPAAHPGEMNLTSMNGERRMRLSEKFMSPPGVAKPDCLIAADIANTLKAMYEKEGNKKMAERFSGYDWKTEEDAFNDGFRMAHKKEIDSQGGATGHLVTYSRLRDMGNNGVQLPVKEYRDNKLIGTEIIYSDNKFNTGDGKAHFLPAPWNGFPETVAEQRRKYRFWINNGRTNHIWQTAYHDRHIDFRTNRYPMAPIEINPNDAADLGIKSGDVVEVYNDYGSTFAMAYVEPDMKRGHTFMMFGYYNGNVGDVVTDWTDRNVVPFYKGTWANIQKVSTMPYYKKNVSFKRRRYI